GGTGCGCAGCGCGGTGTTCGCGACCAGCGTGGTGAGGACCTGCGCGCGGTCGGCGGCCCGGTAGAGGATCTCCTTGATGACCTGGGGGCATGCGTCGGCGTCGACCCAGATCTGCACTCAGGGGGCGCCCGGCGCTACGGAGGGGAGAAAACGAACCACGTATAATTGGGATATCCCGGCAGGGCTAAGCAACCGCTAGAGCGTTCCTCGGAAGAGGATCATGATAGGCGCACAATTCTCAAGCCAAGAATCGCTTCGGAGTGCGCTCTCCGTGCTCGCGGATAATGGACTCCGCAACTTCTTTCATGGACTTCCGCATCTGGCGGCTTTGTTTCCGCAGACTGAGGTAGGCCTCTTCTTCGCTGACCGCTAATTCTTGTTGGAGGATACCCTTGGCGCGTTCGATCACCTTGCGCGCATCGAGCTCATCGGAAAGCTGCGAGCTTTTTTCTTCCAGGCGCGCCATCTCGATTTCGGCGCCGACGAAAAAGCCAATCGTGGAAAGCAACCGGATCTCCCGCCTGGTGTGAAAATGCGGCTGACGGTGCTGCAAATTAAGGACCCCGACGAGCCTGCCCCGGCAAAGAATAGGCACGGAGAGGAACGCCTCATAGCGGTCTTCAGGAAGTTCGTTAAAGAATTGAAAACGCGGATCGTGGAAAGCGTTGCGCGCGATGGCTACAGGTTGTTGGTGTTTTGCTACCCAGCCGGTAATTCCTTCTCCCACACCGAGTCGCAAATGATCCACTTCCTCCGGATGCGGGTTCTTGGACGCCCGCAAAACGAGTTCATCGTCCTCCAGCACATATACAAAACAGGAATCGCATTTCACGATGGAGACAGCGAACTCCACGATTCGCTTCAGTGCTCCACGCAGCGAGCACCTGAGCGGCGCGGACATGGTGTTCGTGACCGCCGGGCTCGGCGGCGGCACCGGCACCGGGGCCTCGCCGATCATTGCGAACCTGGCGCGAGAGCTGGGCGCCCTCGTGGTCGCCGTGGTGACCAAACCGTTCGACTTCGAGGGAAGGCGGCGCAAGTCTCAGGCCGAGGAGGGTCTCGCCGCGCTTCGGCAGGTCGTCGACACGGTGATCACCATCCCCAACGACAAGCTCCTGCACACCGTCGAGAAGGGGACCCCGCTTGCCGAGGCCTTTCTCATGGCGGACGATATCCTCCGGCAGGCGGTCCAGGGGATCTCCGACCTGATCACCGTGCCGGGGGAGATCAACCTGGATTTCGCCGACGTGAAGACGATCATGTCCGGCATGGGGATGGCCCTCATGGGAACCGGCATCGCGGACGGCGAGCACAAGGCCGTCGAGGCCGCGCAGCGGGCGATCTCCTCGCCGCTCCTGGAGGACGCGTCCATCCACGGCGCCCGCGGTGTGCTCATCAACATCACCGGCGGGGAGGACATGACGCTGCACGAGGTCTCGGAGGCGGCGGGCATCATCCACGAGGCCGCGGACCCCGACGCCAACATCATCTTCGGCACGGTGATCGACCGTGCGATGAAAGGCAGCGTGAAGGTCACGGTGATCGCCACCGGCTTCGTCCGGGAGGAACATCGCGCGATCGCCGCGCTGTCGGGGGTCGAGCGCCGGGCCGCCCGCTCCGCCGCGATCGTTCAGGAGCCTCCGCCTGCCGTGGTCCGCAACCCCGATCGATTCCTGCGCCACGGCAACACCGACAAGCTGGAGTTCGACACCACTGACGAGGGTTGGACCCCGAACATGAGCGTCACGAAGGACGACCTCGACGTCCCCGCGTTCCTGCGGAAACAGATGGACTGAGAGACGATGGCCGTTCGTCCTGCTAGGATCGAGGCCGCTACCCGAATCCTGGTCGTGGACGACGATCCGGAGACCGCGCGGCTGCTGCGCACCTGGTTCCGCGGGCAGCCGTACGACATCCTCGAGGCCCGGGACGGCGACGAGGGGCTCAAGGTCGCCGCCCGGGAGCAGCCGGACCTCATCCTCCTCGATCTCATGATGCCGGTCCTCGACGGGCACGGCGTCGCCCGCGGGCTGAAGAGGAACCTCTCGACCAAGAGCATCCCGGTGATCCTCCTGTCGGCGTCGAACAGCGTCGAGGACAAGGTCGAGGCGTTCGCCGCGGGTGCGGACGACTACGTCGTCAAGCCGTTCGCGTTCGAGGAGGTGGACGCGAGGATCCGGGCGATGCTGAGGAAGCGCGAGCTGTACATGACGCTGGAGAGCACGGCCCGCGAGCTCAAGGCGAGCAACGAGCAGCTCGAGGAGCTCCTGGTCATCGACGAGAAGACCGGGCTCTCCAATTTCCGGCACTTCCAGCGCCGGCTGGCCGAGGAGTGGCTCCGCGCCCAGCGCTACGGCATGCCGCTTTCCCTCGTCATGTTCGATCTCGACAACTTCAAGCGACTGAACGACACCCTCGGCCACCCGGCGGGCGACCGGGCGCTCCGGGAGTTCGCCACGCTCGTGGCCGGCGGGGCGCGCGGCACCGACATCGCGGCGCGGTACGGCGGCGAGGAGTTCGCGATGATCCTCCCCCACACCGCGGGCTCGATGGCGGCGCGGGTCGCCGAGCGCATCCGTGCCGCGGTGCGCGAGTACGTGTTCGTGCCCGACGACGGGCCGGCGCGCCTCACGGTCTCCGCGGGCGTCGCGACCTACCCCTCCCACCTGGACGTGGAGAGCGCCGACGCGCTGGTGCGCGCGGCCGACCGGGCGCTCTACCGCGCCAAGGAGCTGGGAAAGGACCGCGTGGTCGTGGACTCCGGTCCCGCGGTCTCGACGAATTGAGAGGTCTCCCTACCTTCCCCGCAGCTCCTCCCACCCCTCGAACACGTCGTGGATCGCCGCGAGGACCGCGGTGGCGACGCGCCGCCGGAACTCCGCGGCCTTGACCCGGTCGAGGACGGGAGCGCCGTCGCCGTCCCGCTCGGGGCGCTCGAGGATGATGCTCGCGGGGAAGGGGCGTGCCTTGACCCCTTCGCGCACCGGCGCCCTCCGGATCGTCGTGGCGCGCGCGGCGTCCACCAGGTCCGGCGCTATCGCGAGGACCATTGCAGTCTCCTCGACGCCGGCGTGCCCCGACACGTAGTCGCCGTAGACCTCGACGCCCGGCTGGCGCCCCAGCCCCCACCACTCGACGGCCACCGAGTACACCCGTTTCTCCGCCCAGAGCCGCGCCACCACGTCGGACACCTCCCGGCTCTGTCCGCCGTGGCCGTTCAGGAGGACGATCCGGCGGAAGCCCGCGTCGGCAAGTCCCGCTGCGGCCTCGAAGAGGTACGCGACGAACGTGGCGGAAGACACCGTCGTGGATCCGGGGTACGGCAGGAGCGAGTTCGTGACCCCATACGGGACGGGGGGCGCAATCAGGGCGGGGACGCGAGGCGCCAGATCGGCCGCGAGCGCCCCCGGGATGAGGAGATCCGTGCCCAAAGGGACCGCCCCGTGGGCCTCGAGGGTGCCGATCGGCACGATCGCGGCATCCAGCTCCGACGGGACGCGGTTTCTAAACGCCTCCCAGGTGAGATCCGCCAGTACCCAGCTCATGACATCTCCTCTCGCCGACGAAGCCTGCGATCCGCCCGCGCAGACGCCCAGATTCCCGCCCCGAGCCCCGCGATGGCGAGCCAGGCGACGACGTCCCCGGTCCTCCCGTAAACCGAGCGCCCGGGGATCAGCGGCACCTCGTGGACCTCGGTTGCGGCAACGTCGAGGTCGGTCCACCCGTGATAGCGGCCGAGCGGGTCCACGAACCCCGAGATCCCCGTGTTCGCGACACGCACGAACGCACAGCGATTCTCGATCGCCCGCATTCGGACCGTGTTCGCCTGGTATCCCTGGAAGAACGTCCGTCCGAACCAGGCGTCGTTGGTCATGATCGCCACGAAATCCGCCCCGGCGTTCCTGAGGCGCCGTGCGAGGTCGAAGTACAGCTCCTCGTAGCAGATCATCGTTCCGACCCGCAAATCCCGTACCGGCAGCGGGTTGACTCGCGGACCCCGACTGAACCCGCCCGCCATCCAACGCATCTCGCCCTCGCGTCCCGCGAGCACCGGCCCGAGCACCCCTTCGAACGGGATCCCCTCCACGAACGGGACCAGGTAGATCTTCGCGCTCCATTCCGAATCGATCACGCCGTTCGCGTGAACCACCATCGACGCGTTGTAGAAGTCCTGGTGCCCGACGTCCCGGATCCGGTAGTACTCGACCCCCACGACGTAGTCCGCCTTCGTCCGACGGGCGAGCGCCTGGGTTTCCGGCATGACGAAGGTCGTGCCCCGGTCCACCCAGTGCCGCAGGGGCCACGGGCGAGAGGTCTCCGGCCAGATCACGATCTGGGCACCCCGATCCGTCGCTTCCTGGCTCATGGCCGATAGCGTCCGCCACTGCTCGGCCTCCGTCTTGAGGCCGTGCTTGACGTCGAGCGGCACGTTCGGTTGGACGATCCCGACTCGCACGGTGCGGGACGGCTGCGGCGGGTGGGTCCACGCCCAGGCGTCGTACAGGAGCACCACGGCTCCGAACCCCGCGAGGACGAGTGCTGCGCGCCGCCCGGCCGGCCGACCACGGCTCCGCCACGCTTCGTAGAGGAGCCCGTTCGCTGCGAGCAACAGCGCGCCGACGCCGTACGGACCGACGAGGTCCGCGAACTGGACCAGGAACGGGTAGCCCGCGAGGGTATGGCCCATGTGGTCCGCGGTCATGCGCAGATCGGTGAGGTTTCGCTCCCACTCGAGGGAGATCCACGCCACGGGCAGGGATGCTCCCCAGGACCACCGTGCCGAATGCCGGAGCCACGCCGCAAGGGTCAGCGCCGCCGTTGCATAGGCGGCGAACCCGAACGCGAGAGCGATGTAAAGGACCGCCGCGAGCCAGGAGTACTCCAGCATGGACCGCATCCAGGTCAGTCCCAGCAAGTACGCCAGGAGGCCGAAAAGGAACGCAGCGCGTAGACGCTCCTTGCGCGGTCGATCGCGGTTCGCATCGAGCCAGAGGAGCATCGGCAGGAACGCGACGAAGTTCGGCAGGAGCGGGGGCACGGCGAAGTAGGCGGCGGCCAAGAGCACGCCGGACAGCACCGGCAACCTCCAGTGGCTGGCCTTCCACGCCTCCAAGCAAAGCTCCCACCCGGGATTCCGGCGCACGACGGGTGCCATGGATCCGGCCGATAACCGTGCACTGCGAGCGGGCGCGTGTCAACCATCGCGACACGGCTTGACCGTGGTCGAGAGGTGTATCATGGATTTCGATGGCTCTTCCCGGCAGGGAAACCGAGGTCAAGCTCCGCTTCGCATCTCCCGCCGAGGCGGCGGCGCGCCTGCTGTCGATCGGCGCGCGGCCCGAGCGCGAGAGACAGCTCGAGGACAACGTCCTCTACGACCTCCGCGGCGATCCGCTGCGCTCCGCGGGGTGCCTCCTGCGGCTTCGGCGGTCCGGCGGGCGGGCGATCCTGACGTACAAGGCGCCGGTTCCCGGCGAGCACCGGCACAAGGTGCGCGTGGAGCACGAAACCGTGGTCGGCGACCCCGATGCGACGGCGCGAATCCTGGAAGGTCTCGGGCTCGCGCCACGCTACCGCTACCAGAAGTACAGGACGACGTTCGCCCTCGAGGGGCTAGAAATCGCGCTCGACGAGACCCCGATCGGATGCTTCGTCGAGCTCGAAGGAGAGCCGGACGCAATCGACCGGGTCGCGGCGAGCCTCGGTTACTCGGAGTCTCAGTACATTCTCGCGACCTACCGGCAGCTTCAGGAACAGCGCGCGGCCGTCCTGGGGATCGAGCTCGGCGATCTCGTGTTCCCGACCGGCTCCGGGAACGAGGCCCCCCGATGAAGGCCATGGTCCTGGCGGCGGGGCTCGGCGAGCGGATGCTTCCCCTCACCTTGACGGTCCCCAAGCCGGCGATCCCCGTGCTCGGGCGCCCGTTGATCCTCGAAATCCTGAGGCGGCTCGCGCGGCACGGCGCGAGTTCGGTGGCGGTGAACCTCCACCACCTCCCGGCGCGCCTCCGTTCGACCCTCGCGGAAACGCCGAGCGTCGGCGTCGAACGGCTCCACGTTTCGCCGGAGGAGCGAATTCTGGGGACCGCCGGAGGCCTGCGGCATGCCGGACGCTTTCTGCGCGGCAACGGCACGATTCTCGTCCGGAACTCCGACTTCCTCGACGACGTGGACCTGCTGCAGGCGGCGGTGGCGCACCGGGCGAGCGGCTGCCCCGCCACGCTCGTCCTGATCCCTTCCCGGCCGGGTTACTCGGTGGTCGAGGTGGACGCCGACGGGCGGGTGCTCTCTCTCGCTGGCGCCCCCGCCACCGACCCTAAGAACGTCGCGCGACGCAGCCTGTTCACCGGGCTCCAGTTCATCGAAGAGGAGGTTCTCGACCTGATCCCGAGCCACGGCACGAGCGATATCGTCCGGGACGTTTATCGCCGTCTCGCTGCCGAAG
The sequence above is a segment of the Terriglobia bacterium genome. Coding sequences within it:
- a CDS encoding ANTAR domain-containing protein, with translation MEFAVSIVKCDSCFVYVLEDDELVLRASKNPHPEEVDHLRLGVGEGITGWVAKHQQPVAIARNAFHDPRFQFFNELPEDRYEAFLSVPILCRGRLVGVLNLQHRQPHFHTRREIRLLSTIGFFVGAEIEMARLEEKSSQLSDELDARKVIERAKGILQQELAVSEEEAYLSLRKQSRQMRKSMKEVAESIIREHGERTPKRFLA
- the ftsZ gene encoding cell division protein FtsZ, with the translated sequence METANSTIRFSAPRSEHLSGADMVFVTAGLGGGTGTGASPIIANLARELGALVVAVVTKPFDFEGRRRKSQAEEGLAALRQVVDTVITIPNDKLLHTVEKGTPLAEAFLMADDILRQAVQGISDLITVPGEINLDFADVKTIMSGMGMALMGTGIADGEHKAVEAAQRAISSPLLEDASIHGARGVLINITGGEDMTLHEVSEAAGIIHEAADPDANIIFGTVIDRAMKGSVKVTVIATGFVREEHRAIAALSGVERRAARSAAIVQEPPPAVVRNPDRFLRHGNTDKLEFDTTDEGWTPNMSVTKDDLDVPAFLRKQMD
- a CDS encoding diguanylate cyclase; this encodes MAVRPARIEAATRILVVDDDPETARLLRTWFRGQPYDILEARDGDEGLKVAAREQPDLILLDLMMPVLDGHGVARGLKRNLSTKSIPVILLSASNSVEDKVEAFAAGADDYVVKPFAFEEVDARIRAMLRKRELYMTLESTARELKASNEQLEELLVIDEKTGLSNFRHFQRRLAEEWLRAQRYGMPLSLVMFDLDNFKRLNDTLGHPAGDRALREFATLVAGGARGTDIAARYGGEEFAMILPHTAGSMAARVAERIRAAVREYVFVPDDGPARLTVSAGVATYPSHLDVESADALVRAADRALYRAKELGKDRVVVDSGPAVSTN
- a CDS encoding creatininase family protein, whose amino-acid sequence is MSWVLADLTWEAFRNRVPSELDAAIVPIGTLEAHGAVPLGTDLLIPGALAADLAPRVPALIAPPVPYGVTNSLLPYPGSTTVSSATFVAYLFEAAAGLADAGFRRIVLLNGHGGQSREVSDVVARLWAEKRVYSVAVEWWGLGRQPGVEVYGDYVSGHAGVEETAMVLAIAPDLVDAARATTIRRAPVREGVKARPFPASIILERPERDGDGAPVLDRVKAAEFRRRVATAVLAAIHDVFEGWEELRGR
- the lnt gene encoding apolipoprotein N-acyltransferase codes for the protein MEAWKASHWRLPVLSGVLLAAAYFAVPPLLPNFVAFLPMLLWLDANRDRPRKERLRAAFLFGLLAYLLGLTWMRSMLEYSWLAAVLYIALAFGFAAYATAALTLAAWLRHSARWSWGASLPVAWISLEWERNLTDLRMTADHMGHTLAGYPFLVQFADLVGPYGVGALLLAANGLLYEAWRSRGRPAGRRAALVLAGFGAVVLLYDAWAWTHPPQPSRTVRVGIVQPNVPLDVKHGLKTEAEQWRTLSAMSQEATDRGAQIVIWPETSRPWPLRHWVDRGTTFVMPETQALARRTKADYVVGVEYYRIRDVGHQDFYNASMVVHANGVIDSEWSAKIYLVPFVEGIPFEGVLGPVLAGREGEMRWMAGGFSRGPRVNPLPVRDLRVGTMICYEELYFDLARRLRNAGADFVAIMTNDAWFGRTFFQGYQANTVRMRAIENRCAFVRVANTGISGFVDPLGRYHGWTDLDVAATEVHEVPLIPGRSVYGRTGDVVAWLAIAGLGAGIWASARADRRLRRREEMS
- a CDS encoding class IV adenylate cyclase, which produces MALPGRETEVKLRFASPAEAAARLLSIGARPERERQLEDNVLYDLRGDPLRSAGCLLRLRRSGGRAILTYKAPVPGEHRHKVRVEHETVVGDPDATARILEGLGLAPRYRYQKYRTTFALEGLEIALDETPIGCFVELEGEPDAIDRVAASLGYSESQYILATYRQLQEQRAAVLGIELGDLVFPTGSGNEAPR
- a CDS encoding NDP-sugar synthase, which gives rise to MKAMVLAAGLGERMLPLTLTVPKPAIPVLGRPLILEILRRLARHGASSVAVNLHHLPARLRSTLAETPSVGVERLHVSPEERILGTAGGLRHAGRFLRGNGTILVRNSDFLDDVDLLQAAVAHRASGCPATLVLIPSRPGYSVVEVDADGRVLSLAGAPATDPKNVARRSLFTGLQFIEEEVLDLIPSHGTSDIVRDVYRRLAAEGRLASYHHTGRWFDFGSPLDFLENSLGLLDLRPEVRDAILETDPIRNVGRATVALGPGADLHNGVEIRGRSAIGLAALVGEGSVIEDSVILEEAWIGPGSRLRRVIVGPGTEIPAGLDIEGVMICGETDPASILPAHTERREGLLIRPLGEARH